The stretch of DNA GCCGCCCACCTCATGGCGGCGGCCATCCAGCAGCTGTGGCCGGAAGCGCGCTTCGGCGTGGGCCCCGCCGTCGAGCACGGCTTCTACTACGACGTCGACGTGCCGGTGAAGCTCACTGATGAAGACCTGCCCAAGATCGAGAACAAGATGCGCGAGCTGCGCAACAAGAAGCTCGCCTACGAGCGGGTCGAGATGTCGATCGATGACGCCATCACCGAGATGGAGAAGCGCGGACAGACCTTCAAGGTCGAGCTCCTCCATCTGCTCAAGGAGAAGGGCAGCACGGCTGTGGCCGAAGAGACGGGCGACGACGACGCCGTGGGCACCGACGGCGCCTCCACCGTGTCGTTCTACCACACCGGCGACTTCGTCGACCTCTGCCGCGGCCCCCACGTGAGCATCTCGAACGAGATCGGCGTCTTCAAGCTCATGAGCCTGGCCGGCGCCTACTGGCGTGGCAACGAGAAGAACCCCCAGCTGCAGCGCATCTACGGCGCGGCCTTCGCCACCAAGGAAGACCTCGAGCAGCACCTCTTCCGCATCGAGGAGGCGAAGAAGCGCGACCATCGCCGCCTCGGCGTCGCCCTCGACCTGTTCACGTTCTCTGATCTGGTGGGTCCGGGGCTGCCGCTGTTCACCCCGCGCGGCACGCTCATGCGCCGCCTGCTCGAAGACTTCGTGCAGTCGCTGCAAGAGCCCATGGGCTATGAGCGCGTCACCATTCCGCACATCACCAAGAACGATCTGTACAAGACCTCCGGCCACTGGGACAAGTTCGCCGACGACCTCTTCCACGTGCGCGGCAAGGGCGGCGAAGACTACTGCATCAAGCCCATGAACTGCCCGCACCACACCCAGATCTACGCCTGCCGCAGACGCAGCTACCGCGACCTGCCGCTGCGCTTCTCTGAGGTGACCGCCGTGTACCGCGACGAGCTGCCGGGCGTGCTCTCGGGGCTCTCGCGGGTGCGCGCCATCACCCAGGATGACGCCCACGTCTTCTGCACGCCCGAGCAGATCGCCGAAGAGGTGGGGCGCATCTACGACATCATCGACGCCTTCTACAAGGTGTTCGGCATGGATCTGTCGGTGCGGCTCTCGCTGTGGGATGAGCGCTACCCGGACAAGTACCTGGGCGGCCCGGAGGTGTGGACCCTGTCGCAGGGCACCCTGCGCGGCCTGCTGCAGGCGCGGG from Pseudomonadota bacterium encodes:
- the thrS gene encoding threonine--tRNA ligase, yielding AAHLMAAAIQQLWPEARFGVGPAVEHGFYYDVDVPVKLTDEDLPKIENKMRELRNKKLAYERVEMSIDDAITEMEKRGQTFKVELLHLLKEKGSTAVAEETGDDDAVGTDGASTVSFYHTGDFVDLCRGPHVSISNEIGVFKLMSLAGAYWRGNEKNPQLQRIYGAAFATKEDLEQHLFRIEEAKKRDHRRLGVALDLFTFSDLVGPGLPLFTPRGTLMRRLLEDFVQSLQEPMGYERVTIPHITKNDLYKTSGHWDKFADDLFHVRGKGGEDYCIKPMNCPHHTQIYACRRRSYRDLPLRFSEVTAVYRDELPGVLSGLSRVRAITQDDAHVFCTPEQIAEEVGRIYDIIDAFYKVFGMDLSVRLSLWDERYPDKYLGGPEVWTLSQGTLRGLLQARGVPFREEAGEAAFYGPKIDFTAVDALGRPWQLATIQLDYNLPERFDLTYVAPDGNPARPVMIHRAVLGSVERFMSVLIEHYAGAFPTWLSPVQAVVIPIADRHVDYAHTVLKTLRASSGTGLQGTLRVELDDGRESMQKKIRNAQLMKVPYMLVVGDKEAEQGEVSVRLRSGVDLKSMPLAQIADRLRQEVTTRQDIPTA